The nucleotide sequence GACCTCCTACTAAAAACGACGCTTTGTCTTTCACTATAGGACCTTCCGCAAGTAATCGTGAAGAGAGCACCCCTATGCCCCCTGTAGCGCCAAACTTGTTCTTGTTACCCTCTTTCTGATAAATATCCAAAACGGAAGCGATACGTCCGCCATAACGTGCTGGAATTCCTCCTTTGTAGAGCTTCATATCACGTATAGCATCAGCGTTGAAGACACTCAAAAAACCAAAGAGGTGCGAAGCGTTGAAAATCGTTGCTTCATCAAGAAGCACTAAATTTTGGTCGGCAGCACCGCCACGCACGTTAAATCCTGATGATGCTTCGCCTGCGTTGCTCACCCCTGGCATCTGCATCAGCGTTTTGATAATATCTACTTCACCTACTAGTACAGGCAGTTTCTTCACCGTAGCGATAGGAATAGAAGCTACACTCATTTCAGGCTTGCGTACTGCTGTTTTTTGGGTTGTGGCATTTGCACTTACGTCTACTCCTGTAAGCTGAATAGCCTCAGGCTTCAGTTTGTAATCTTTGCGGATATTCTTGTTTAATACTATAGTTTCTTGGTGAGTACCATAGCCTATATACTCAATGGTAATGGTATATTTGCCTTCGGGCAAGGTAATAGAATAGAACCCGTACTCGTTGGTAGAGGTACCTGTGTGCAGTTCTTTGATGATAAAGTTTACCCCTAAGAGCTTTTCGCCGTTAGAAGCATCAGCAATCGAACCACTAAGGGTGTATTTGTGCTGTGCAAAAACAGCAGTTGTAGCTACTAAAAACAATAGTAGCAAACATTTTCTTTTCATATGTTACTGTTTTTATTTTTCGGTACAAAAGTATAAGACAAGATGTTTATAGCACTTATCTATTTCTTTTAATAAGTTATCAATTTTGTGTCTTTTTGAGTGCAAAGGTATAACAATATTGTGGTTTATACAAAAAACTAATCAATGATTAGTGAAATAATAACCAACGCTTGATTGTTTTTTTACTAAACTTACAACTTCAAAAATCTACTAATTTACCAATTAAAAAAATGCCTGTCGTGCTACGACTGCTTGTGCGGCTCGCACTTTCTATCCACTCTTCCATACAAAAGAGTCAGCAATTAGCCTTACACTAACTGCTGACTCTTATCTCATTTGCTAATTTGCTAATTTTCAAATTTGCTAATTGCCTGTGTGGCTCACACTGCCTGTGTAGCACGCACAATATATCAACAATATAAGCAGATTGACTCCTCCCAAAACGTCTTCTTTATGTTTTATTCTAAGAAAATCAGAAGTTACTTGGTTCATTTTGTACTGCTGAAAAGCTAAAAGTGAAGTTTCGTAAGATAAGGGTATGATAAAAAACTCACCCAATATAAATACTGCGATTGAAAGTATAAGCAATAGTAAGTTTTTCCGAGTTCTTTGGCATAAGTAAATTACAATATTGCCTATAAGGAACAACCACATTCCCTTAATCATTCCCAGTTGAACCATCGCATCTATAAATCGGCGTTGCCATAAGAAGAACGAAGTGTCTTGTGGTGTAGAAAGCATATTCATCGCTATAAAAGCCGAAATATTTCCTATTAATAAACTAAGCCCCAAAATAGCAATAAATTGAGCTGCTCGCTGAAAAAGATTTTTACTTTTCATCTGTTATTCTGTTTTTAATTTCTGAGATGCAAAATAATGCAGAAGTGGTGAGATAAAAATTAACTTGGGGTAATAAATTACATATAGGCTATTCTTCTTCTAATTCTGCTCAATGATTGTGGAGTAACTCCTACAAACGAAGCTATGTATTTCTGTGCTACTCGTTGCTCAATATTTTTATATTGCTTCATAAATTTCGAATAACGTTCTTGCGGACTATCAGTAAGTCCCGAAATGATGTATTGTACTGCTTTGATAAAAGTCTCTTCAAGTAGTAGCCTACCAAACCGTTCACCCTCTTCTATTTCTTTGTAAAACCGTTGCAAATTACCGTAAGAAATCATTTGCAAAACACTATCTTCAAGTGCAATGATTGTTTTCTGTGAAGGTGTTTTAGTTATAAAACTCTCATAGTCGCAAACAAAAGTATTCTCTTCGTTAAAGTGTATAGTAAGTTCTTTCCCATCATAATTCATAAATTGCCTCAGTAATCCCTTGTTTACATAACAGAAATGCCTACAAACTTTACCTTCTTGTAGTAGTACCTCTCCTTTGGCAAGATACAAAGGCTCAAAAAGCTCTTCTATAAGAATACAGTCCTTTCCCGATAGAGCTATATATCCCCTTATCTTGTTTAAAAGTAATTCGTATTTCATCTTCCATACAAAAAAGTCAGCAATTAGCTTTACACTAACTGCTGACTCTTATCTCATTTGTTAATTCTTTAATTGTCTTTAATTGTCAGTGCGACTCGCACCGGCTCGCACTATTTTCCTTTACCACCGATAGCAGGGTCTTTCATTCCCTCTTCAATCATAGTGTAGAATTGGTCAAGCTTAGGCAATATCACAATACGAGTACGACGGTTTAAGGCACGTCCGTTAGCATCACCATTGCTTGCTAAAGGCACGTAATAGCTACGACCGGCTGCAGTCATACGTTCAGGAGCAACTCCAAAGTCTTTTTGTAATACACGTACAATCTCGGTAGCACGCATTACGCTCAAATCCCAGTTGTCACGAATACAACTTGTTTTGATGTTTACGTTATCGGTGTGTCCTTCCACCATAAACTCAAAGTCAGGTTTATTTTTAACCACTTTTGCAACTTTTTCAAGTACGCTCTTTGCGTTTTTAGAAATAGTGTAGCTACCACTGCTGAAAAGCATCTTATCAGAGATATTGATAAATACCACACCTTTTTCTACTTTGATGTCTACATCTTGGTCGTCTAAGTTACCCAACACTCCTTTGAGGCTTTGTACCAAGGCGAGGTTTATTGAGTCACGACGGGTAACAGCATCGCGCAAATTCTTGATAGTTAAATCTTTTTCACGCAAGCTTTCCAATGATTTTTCAAGGTTCTCAGCACCTTTTTGGGTAAGCGTAGTAAGGTTACCCATATTGTTGATGAGCTGCTGATTGTTTTCTTTGAGCAAGTCGTTCTGATTTTTCATACTCTCCAACTTGTGAGTCAAGTTGTTCTTTTCGTCTAAACACATATTGAGTTTTACGGTAGCAGTGTTTAGTAAATCCTCAGTCTGTTTGTTTCTTGCTTCTAATTCAGCATACTTCTTTTTGGATACGCACGATGTGGTAATCAATCCCAACACCGACATTGCGATAATAAATTTTTTCATATAGTTTATGTTTTAAAATTAATCAATAGGCAAATGTACGCCTTTTTTTATTATTGTGCAATAAAAATGCCAACTTTTCGTCTTATTTGTTTTTTGGCTTCTCTTTAGCCTTCTCTTTTCCCGCCTTATTCTCTTTTTTAAGCGACGGATTTGCAAGCAGATTTTCCTCCTCGTCTATCTCCTCAGGAGTCTTCATTCCCTTAATTTTCTTGGGTTTTATTTTCTTCTCCGCATCGCTAAAAATCTCTTCTTTACTGCGGATACGTTCATCACCTCGCCATATAAATTCCTTAAACTTACGGTCGTTCACGTGTAATTTATCGTCTGGGTATAAATTCCCCGATGGTTGTGTAATAAACACCGTTTGTTGTATTTGCTGGTCTTTGTTTAAATAGAGCTTAATATGACTACAAGTCAGTTTGTTGATACCTACCAGCTCCTTAGCGTCGTTATACACGTAATAAATAGACTCGGTATTCTGCAAAAAGTCTATTTGTCGCAAAACATTTTTCTTGAATTTGCCATACAAGAACTTACCTTTCACTTGGTTATAGCCATCGCCCAAACTGTCTTTCTCTACCACCAGTGCGTTGTTAAACACTTTTAAAGAGTCCAGTTGCTCGGTCTTCGTATTGGCAATCAGGTGAATATTGTCACCCGTCATTTGGCTTTCGCCTGTCCACGCTACAGGTTTGCCCACCATTTGGGTCAGCCCATTAGCCTCGTCAGAGTGAATTGAATCGCACTTGGCTTGCATATCACTTTTGAAAATACGAGCATCGGGGTAAGCGCGAATCACGCGGTGTTGCGGTTTGCCAGTAACCAAAATGCGCTTGCCGTGCATATACATCGAGTCTTTCTCCACTAATGTGATTACCACTGCCTTTTTGGTGATAAACATCGAATCTTTTGCCTTGTGAATTTCGCCGTAATGCCCTCGTACAAAGGTCTTGTTTACCGTGTCCGAAATGAAGATATTGTTAGAACCCGAAGAAAACTGACGGCGTTTATCAAAATACAAACTGTCGCCCACCAAGGTTTTCAGGTCGTATTCTATCTTGGCGTGCTTCATAAAATAACCCAATTGTCGACGCGTATCGTAAAAACCTCGCTCGCAATACACTTTGTAATCAGCGCCCACAATGGTAGTTTTGCCGTAAAAATAGGCGTTGCCCGAATTGTGATAATAGTCCAACACCTGCGAATTAACCGTAAAATCTCTATTGACAATCTTTACCGAATTGGTAAATTGGTTTTTCTTGGTCGTTACGTAATACTTTCCTGTTTTACTGGTGAGCTCATTTTCAGGGTCAGTAATTTTTCCGAAATTGTTGTAATAAGCCTCCTGAGAGTTGCGGTCGAAGAAGAGTTCTTGGGTTTCCAGCGTCATATTCCCATTGCGCAATAGCACGTTCTCGCGGGCTACAGCTGTTTTAGTATTCCCTTTATACGATACGTACTGACTGTTCATTTGTAGCGTGTCGCCTTGTTGTAGCACTACATTGCCGTGTGCAATCACCTCGTTTTTCTCCTCGTAGAGCACAGCCAAATCGCACCACACGTCTAATCCTTGATGTCGAAACTGTACCCGTTGTCCGTCCGATTTAAAGATAGTAGCCCCAGGGTATTTCTCATTGTCAATTGTAAATTCCCCCCCGTAGATAATTTCGATACGGCGGGTCTTGCTATTGTCATTCTGAGCCCAAAGGTTAGTACAAAAGGTTAATAAACAAGTGAATAATATATAGTAATACGTTTTTTTCATTCAAATTCATTCCAATGATGGTGCAAAGATACGAAAATAATCATAAATGCCAATACATCTATGCCCCACACATCAATTTTTATACCATTCTCTTCCAGTTTACAGCCTTTACGGTTTCTATATTCCTCCTTTTTCGTCTCTATATACTTTCGTTTTTCCAGTCTTCACCCTTCGCTTAATTAACACTTTTTAACTTTTTAATCTTCGCTCTTAATCCCTCATTCTTAACTACTTATATACCCTTTCTATACCAATCGTCCAAGATTCGTAT is from Capnocytophaga ochracea DSM 7271 and encodes:
- a CDS encoding Crp/Fnr family transcriptional regulator, encoding MKYELLLNKIRGYIALSGKDCILIEELFEPLYLAKGEVLLQEGKVCRHFCYVNKGLLRQFMNYDGKELTIHFNEENTFVCDYESFITKTPSQKTIIALEDSVLQMISYGNLQRFYKEIEEGERFGRLLLEETFIKAVQYIISGLTDSPQERYSKFMKQYKNIEQRVAQKYIASFVGVTPQSLSRIRRRIAYM
- a CDS encoding OmpA/MotB family protein, whose amino-acid sequence is MKKFIIAMSVLGLITTSCVSKKKYAELEARNKQTEDLLNTATVKLNMCLDEKNNLTHKLESMKNQNDLLKENNQQLINNMGNLTTLTQKGAENLEKSLESLREKDLTIKNLRDAVTRRDSINLALVQSLKGVLGNLDDQDVDIKVEKGVVFINISDKMLFSSGSYTISKNAKSVLEKVAKVVKNKPDFEFMVEGHTDNVNIKTSCIRDNWDLSVMRATEIVRVLQKDFGVAPERMTAAGRSYYVPLASNGDANGRALNRRTRIVILPKLDQFYTMIEEGMKDPAIGGKGK
- a CDS encoding OstA-like protein → MKKTYYYILFTCLLTFCTNLWAQNDNSKTRRIEIIYGGEFTIDNEKYPGATIFKSDGQRVQFRHQGLDVWCDLAVLYEEKNEVIAHGNVVLQQGDTLQMNSQYVSYKGNTKTAVARENVLLRNGNMTLETQELFFDRNSQEAYYNNFGKITDPENELTSKTGKYYVTTKKNQFTNSVKIVNRDFTVNSQVLDYYHNSGNAYFYGKTTIVGADYKVYCERGFYDTRRQLGYFMKHAKIEYDLKTLVGDSLYFDKRRQFSSGSNNIFISDTVNKTFVRGHYGEIHKAKDSMFITKKAVVITLVEKDSMYMHGKRILVTGKPQHRVIRAYPDARIFKSDMQAKCDSIHSDEANGLTQMVGKPVAWTGESQMTGDNIHLIANTKTEQLDSLKVFNNALVVEKDSLGDGYNQVKGKFLYGKFKKNVLRQIDFLQNTESIYYVYNDAKELVGINKLTCSHIKLYLNKDQQIQQTVFITQPSGNLYPDDKLHVNDRKFKEFIWRGDERIRSKEEIFSDAEKKIKPKKIKGMKTPEEIDEEENLLANPSLKKENKAGKEKAKEKPKNK